The Candoia aspera isolate rCanAsp1 chromosome 6, rCanAsp1.hap2, whole genome shotgun sequence genome has a segment encoding these proteins:
- the LOC134500413 gene encoding synaptotagmin-15-like: MLCLPLDRARSVPFIVPPKFHRQGWTDTINGEQVQKENDFYVTPDSGPRSSFHSLAGAYLVGTINPELYRFPEDKSETDFPEGNIGRLWFSVEYEKESERLLVSLIKARKLQPPSGSCNPLVKIYLLPDERRYLQSKTKHKNLNPQFDENFVFQISSSVLFQRTLKFCVYHVDKQKKHILLGQVIFPLKNETLAEDGKVVVWRDLEPDTLEPPSEHGDLQFSLSYNDYLARLTVVVLRAQGLKLQNEKSAVDVFVRVSLMNHNQFIKSKRTRAIIGSSNPLYNETFSFRVDQLDLDATSLCLSVLQGDETSSLGCVIVGPFMYTRGKELEHWNEMISKPKELVKRWHSLSLSS, translated from the exons ATGCTGTGTTTGCCTTTGGACAGAGCAAGAAGTGTTCCTTTTATTGTTCCACCCAAATTTCATCGGCAAGGGTGGACCGATACGATAAATGGAGAACAAGTTCAAAAGGAGAATGACTTTTATGTTACGCCAGATTCTGGGCCTCGATCCTCTTTCCATTCTTTAG CTGGAGCTTACCTCGTAGGGACCATTAATCCAGAGCTCTACCGGTTTCCCGAAGACAAGAGTGAGACGGACTTCCCAGAGGGAAATATTGGTCGGCTTTGGTTCTCGGTGGAATACGAGAAAGAGTCAGAAAGGCTCCTGGTGTCCTTGATCAAAGCCCGAAAACTGCAGCCTCCCTCCGGTTCCTGCAACCCCTTGGTGAAGATCTACCTCCTACCTGATGAGCGACGTTACTTGCAatctaaaacaaaacacaaaaatctCAATCCCCAGTTTGACGAGAATTTTGTTTTCCAG ATTTCCAGCAGTGTCTTGTTTCAAAGGACACTGAAGTTCTGTGTCTACCATGTTGATAAACAGAAGAAGCACATTCTCCTGGGCCAAGTTATCTTCCCCCTGAAAAATGAAACCTTAGCTGAGGATGGGAAAGTTGTTGTCTGGAGAGATTTGGAACCAGATACCCTGGAA CCACCTTCTGAACATGGCGACCTCCAGTTCTCCCTCAGCTACAATGACTACCTGGCCCGTCTCACGGTGGTGGTGCTGAGAGCTCAAGGTTTAAAACTCCAGAATGAAAAAAGTGCTGTTG ATGTGTTTGTCAGAGTGTCACTAATGAACCACAATCAGTTCATCAAAAGCAAAAGGACCAGAGCAATCATTGGATCCTCCAATCCATTATACAATGAGACTTTTAGCTTCCGGGTTGACCAGTTGGACCTCGATGCTACCAGTCTGTGCTTGTCTGTTCTCCAAGGAGATG AAACCTCCTCACTGGGCTGTGTGATTGTTGGGCCCTTCATGTACACCCGGGGGAAGGAACTAGAACATTGGAATGAGATGATCAGTAAACCCAAGGAGCTGGTGAAAAGATGGCACTCACTGTCGCTTAGCAGCTGA